A stretch of DNA from Verrucomicrobiota bacterium:
CCGATCAGTTGCCTTCGACCGTCGTCTCCGTCTCCGTCGGCGTGTCGGGCGTCTCGGTGTCAGCCGGCTCGGTCTCCGTCGGTGGCGTCGGCGGCGTCTCGTCTTCTGCGGTCCCGCCGCCAGTCGTACCCTCTGCAGGTGTCTCCGGCGTCTCGGGCGTCTCCGGCGTCTCTGGCTCGGGCGCCACGTACTCCAGCACAACCTCGAACGAGATCTTCGCGAGGTCGGCCTCCGAGTCCACGGATGCGTCCAGCTCCTTCCGTCCGTTCGCCTCAACGACAACAGCACCGAACTGCACACCGTCCCGCATCCCGATCACCTGGACACTGCGCTCTGTGCCATTGACAATCCGGAATATGTACTTCGGCGGAACTGAGCCGAGGTAGACCGGCTCAACCATCACAGCCCCGCTTTTCTCGACGTAGCCCTGCACCCGGCACAGCACGCCGGGAGATTCCTCAGAGTCAGTCGAGATGGGGAAAGTGATGTCGACTTCCTTGCCCGCGTCCTCTGGCTGTGGCGTGAACGTGAGCTGGAAATCCTTCTCCTGGTCCGGTGCCAGGAGCCCGCTCTCGATGTTCTTGACGATCGTGAAGCGCGTCCGGTCAATAACCGAGATGGCCTTGATCGAGAACGGCTTCGACCCTGCGTTCATGCAACTGAACGTGATGGTCTTGCGATCGCCGACGCGCATCACGCCGATCTTGTTGATCTGCGGCGTCACGACGAGCAGCGTGTCAGGCTCCGGCAC
This window harbors:
- a CDS encoding DUF1573 domain-containing protein, which codes for MREAVAVVLAVVVMLVCVSAYTGEVAEPVAQPKLAMSPLDKVWDLIDERPDGVQIGEVCEHKFVVTNDGAAPLTLTEAKALDAFVTVVLPEGEIPPGGTGEISVALNTAGLNPSQIASHIIVKSNDPDSARKPLVLTVKARLVPEPDTLLVVTPQINKIGVMRVGDRKTITFSCMNAGSKPFSIKAISVIDRTRFTIVKNIESGLLAPDQEKDFQLTFTPQPEDAGKEVDITFPISTDSEESPGVLCRVQGYVEKSGAVMVEPVYLGSVPPKYIFRIVNGTERSVQVIGMRDGVQFGAVVVEANGRKELDASVDSEADLAKISFEVVLEYVAPEPETPETPETPETPAEGTTGGGTAEDETPPTPPTETEPADTETPDTPTETETTVEGN